From the genome of Bombus huntii isolate Logan2020A chromosome 14, iyBomHunt1.1, whole genome shotgun sequence, one region includes:
- the LOC126873452 gene encoding facilitated trehalose transporter Tret1-like → MMYKSLLLLLVILSFICFMSIRCFSAPRYLSVTSDQMTQARQSMEYCTENTRAEEMELRAPRAQTRSELHQQSGCDLSSQSRRDLPSQSTSELHQPSTSEIHPESIREVHPEPTSEIHPEPASEIHPLGRRKLQLVNILTKYTWSTKLRKILQRSNRKALFIMLGLIMAQQLSGNFITMQYLHVLFSKTTICLKTHVATMVVLFADIISSSLPHLKVESIGRRKLLILSTLGSCSTLIVLAIYLLLDQHKFDVSYVSILPVIDLIIFQLMFYIGLGTLPNVLLRELFPTELKDSVRAIIIIFDGIIGFTVPKLYQVITDNVGSYAIYFIFTISSFLAFVMVFIWVPETKGKTYHEIKALLVGENLNSPNEEISTDEMDSREI, encoded by the coding sequence ATGATGTACAAGTCACTGCTGCTGCTTCTTGTAATACTATCCTTTATATGCTTCATGTCGATCAGGTGTTTCTCCGCACCTCGATATTTGTCGGTGACATCAGATCAAATGACGCAAGCACGGCAATCGATGGAATATTGCACCGAAAATACTCGCGCAGAGGAAATGGAACTACGTGCTCCACGGGCACAGACCAGATCCGAATTACACCAACAATCCGGATGCGATTTATCCTCACAATCAAGAAGAGATTTACCCTCACAATCCACAAGTGAATTACACCAACCATCCACAAGCGAAATACACCCAGAGTCCATAAGAGAAGTACACCCAGAGCCCACAAGCGAAATACACCCAGAGCCCGCAAGCGAAATACACCCACtaggaagaagaaaattacagcTTGTAAATATACTCACTAAATATACCTGGTCAACCAAGCTGCGAAAAATACTACAACGAAGCAACAGAAAAGCTTTGTTTATCATGCTCGGCTTGATCATGGCACAACAACTTAGCGGAAACTTCATCACTATGCAGTATCTGCATGTGTTGTTTAGCAAAACAACGATTTGCCTCAAAACACATGTAGCGACGATGGTGGTCCTGTTTGCCGACATTATATCTAGCTCTTTACCCCACTTAAAAGTGGAATCTATTGGAAGAAGAAAACTTCTGATTCTGTCTACGCTTGGATCGTGTTCTACATTGATTGTTCTAGCAATTTATCTTTTGTTAGATCAACATAAGTTTGACGTTTCCTACGTCTCTATTCTTCCAGTTATCGacttaattatatttcaattaatgtttTACATTGGTTTAGGTACGTTACCCAATGTTCTCCTACGCGAGTTATTTCCTACGGAACTAAAAGACTCCGTTCGTGCCATCATTATAATTTTCGATGGTATAATTGGTTTTACCGTGCCGAAACTGTATCAAGTGATTACCGATAATGTAGGATCGTATGCGATTTACTTTATCTTCACTATATCATCCTTCTTGGCATTTGTGATGGTGTTTATATGGGTACCggaaacaaaaggaaaaacaTATCACGAGATTAAAGCGCTTCTAGTTggtgaaaatttgaattcacCGAATGAAGAAATTAGCACCGATGAAATGGATAGTCGTGAAATATGA
- the LOC126873394 gene encoding facilitated trehalose transporter Tret1-like, with product MTMCLVGTVYGWTETSFLLLTSGIGNAPLTLTPDEYSWVVYSTVLGSMIGSLLSVQLADRIGRKYCLIACSIVFIIGWLDMHSSPSVQMLYFSRGVLGIGVGIARTINPMFVSEVADVKLRGRLGTLIAANVYPGSLLTYALGPSLTYTSHLLPLAGISAIFTLLLICLRETPYFLVAKGKKEQACKSIAYYKGIEDPDQVKVELRALRAEARYGLHQQSASDLHSQSRSDLPPPYSSIFPSASCSDLPPPYSSILPAASSSDLLPPYSSILPSTSRSDLPPLYRSNLPSQSIRETHSDPTREVVGTEATSDLNLPSSSDSHSQSISSADSKFKCEIRTVTTGELRVEYSRVSPGLPFQTSRELHSQSASDLHRPSTSQIHRPPTSQIHPDPTCEIHQASTSRIHHPPTSQIHPDPTCEIHQASTSQIHQPSTSQILPEMRSELHSQARSDLHTPTRVDSRASTDISEPYMDLTKYTCLDKLRAILQRRHRRALFIMLGLIMAQHLSGNFTATQHLRDLISRKATSIDRYNALIWIELLRVLSGYLTALIVDWCGRRKLLILSIVGTCYTSFVLSAYLYTHSHESDDSTIPLTPFIHLVLYQIMFHIGLGVLPNVFLCDLFPTKLKGIAGAIVVIFDGIIGFTTSKLNQAITDTIGAFANYTMFWTSCWMAFLITFLWVPETRGKTYHEIEALLFGENFNSLNEEVSNDEMDTRRI from the coding sequence ATGACCATGTGCTTGGTCGGTACAGTCTACGGATGGACAGAGACTTCATTTCTCCTTTTAACATCTGGCATCGGGAACGCGCCGCTAACGTTAACACCCGACGAATATTCATGGGTCGTTTATTCGACAGTACTTGGTTCAATGATCGGTTCACTTCTGTCTGTGCAGTTGGCCGATCGCATCGGTCGTAAATACTGCCTCATTGCATGCAGCATAGTGTTCATCATAGGCTGGCTCGACATGCACTCCTCACCTTCTGTGCAAATGCTATACTTTTCCCGGGGGGTTCTCGGTATAGGCGTTGGTATTGCCCGCACGATAAATCCCATGTTCGTGTCAGAAGTCGCCGACGTCAAACTCAGAGGACGCCTGGGTACTCTAATCGCAGCGAACGTATATCCCGGGTCACTACTAACATACGCTCTAGGACCCTCGCTGACGTACACGTCACACCTGCTGCCTCTTGCAGGAATATCCGCTATATTCACCTTGCTGCTCATATGCTTACGCGAAACTCCGTATTTCTTGGTGGCAAAAGGTAAAAAGGAGCAAGCATGCAAGTCGATAGCATATTACAAAGGCATCGAAGATCCTGACCAAGTGAAAGTCGAACTACGTGCTCTACGCGCAGAAGCCAGATACGGATTACACCAACAATCCGCAAGCGATTTACACTCACAATCCAGAAGTGATTTACCCCCACCGTACAGTAGCATTTTTCCCTCAGCATCATGTAGCGATTTACCCCCACCGTACAGTAGCATTTTGCCCGCAGCATCGAGTAGCGATTTACTCCCACCGTACAGTAGCATTTTACCATCAACATCAAGAAGCGATTTACCCCCATTGTACAGAAGCAATTTGCCCTCACAATCTATACGCGAAACACACTCAGACCCCACACGGGAAGTAGTAGGCACAGAAGCCACGTCCGATTTAAACTTACCATCCAGTAGCGACTCACACTCACAATCCATATCCTCAGCAGACTCAAAATTCAAATGCGAAATACGCACAGTAACCACGGGCGAATTACGTGTAGAATACTCGCGCGTCTCGCCCGGATTACCATTCCAAACCTCGCGCGAATTACACTCACAGTCCGCAAGCGACTTGCACCGACCATCCACTAGCCAAATACACCGGCCCCCGACAAGCCAAATACACCCAGACCCCACATGCGAAATACACCAAGCATCCACTAGCCGAATACACCATCCCCCGACAAGCCAAATACACCCAGACCCCACATGCGAAATACACCAAGCATCCACAAGCCAAATACACCAACCATCCACCAGCCAAATACTCCCGGAAATGAGAAGCGAATTACACTCACAAGCCAGAAGCGATTTACACACACCAACCAGAGTGGATTCACGAGCATCAACGGACATATCTGAGCCATACATGGATTTAACTAAATATACCTGTTTAGACAAGCTGCGAGCAATACTACAACGACGCCACAGGAGAGCTCTGTTTATCATGCTTGGCTTGATCATGGCTCAACATCTTAGCGGAAACTTCACCGCTACGCAGCACCTGCGAGATTTAATTAGCAGAAAAGCGACCTCTATCGATCGATACAACGCGTTGATTTGGATCGAGCTTCTCCGCGTTTTATCCGGCTATTTAACCGCGTTAATAGTGGATTGGTgtggaagaagaaaacttTTGATTCTGTCTATTGTGGGGACGTGTTATACATCGTTTGTTTTATCAGCTTATCTTTACACACATTCACATGAGTCTGACGATTCCACCATCCCTTTGACTCCCTTTATCCATTTAGTTTTGTATCAAATAATGTTTCACATTGGTTTAGGTGTATTACCCAATGTTTTCCTATGCGACTTATTTCCTACGAAACTAAAAGGCATTGCTGGTGCCATCGTTGTGATTTTCGATGGTATAATTGGTTTTACCACGTCGAAACTGAATCAGGCTATTACCGATACTATAGGAGCGTTTGCGAATTACACGATGTTCTGGACATCATGCTGGATGGCATTTCTGATAACGTTCTTATGGGTACCGGAAACGAGAGGTAAAACATATCACGAGATTGAAGCGCTTCTATTTggtgaaaattttaattctttgAATGAAGAAGTTAGCAACGATGAAATGGATACTCGTAGAATATGA